One segment of Flagellimonas marinaquae DNA contains the following:
- a CDS encoding recombinase family protein, which produces MTVGYARVSTPEQKLEAQIALLEKEGCEKIYTDIASGTRDDRKGLNEMLKYMRKGDTILTYKNDRVFRSLRNMVELIDRFNEAGVHFKSLSEPEFDTTSANGKFLLQIFAAVAEFERNLISERTKVGLDNARKRNKLLGRPKGAKVETIEKYHYAKHLYENQGVSIDNACKRAKLGKTSFYRVEKSLMADSTVKP; this is translated from the coding sequence ATGACGGTCGGATATGCCAGGGTGTCCACACCCGAACAAAAGTTGGAAGCTCAGATTGCCTTGCTCGAAAAAGAGGGTTGCGAGAAAATCTATACCGATATCGCCAGCGGTACAAGAGATGATAGAAAGGGCCTGAACGAGATGCTCAAATACATGAGGAAGGGGGACACCATTCTTACCTACAAAAACGATCGTGTTTTCCGTTCCCTGAGAAACATGGTGGAACTCATAGACCGCTTCAACGAGGCCGGGGTACACTTCAAAAGTCTGAGCGAACCGGAATTCGATACGACTTCGGCAAATGGGAAATTTCTTCTACAAATCTTTGCTGCGGTTGCGGAATTCGAGAGAAACCTAATCAGTGAACGTACCAAAGTGGGACTGGACAATGCCAGAAAACGAAACAAGCTTTTGGGCAGGCCCAAGGGTGCAAAAGTGGAAACAATTGAAAAGTACCACTACGCCAAACATCTTTATGAGAACCAAGGGGTCTCAATCGATAATGCATGCAAGCGGGCAAAATTGGGAAAGACCTCTTTCTATAGAGTGGAAAAATCACTAATGGCGGATTCAACCGTTAAACCCTGA
- a CDS encoding AAA family ATPase gives MPYLSSLSVIAERTHPFPYDVSAIKFAKDIDVSAPVTFIIGDNGTGKSTLLETLALRLQLPHMDGFGYGKNCFKAARSLTPYLQLNWKIERPRGFFFRAEDFGDLLNSIDREDARLHESFKDIYGEVPDRIIQEMKDNQNYQIYKMRQNYGQDLQGFSHGEAYLKIMDDTINGSGIFLLDEPEAALSPSKQLSLLYFIQAHLKAHMSQFIIATHSPMLMAYPGANIYEVTDKGMNKVSLEETEHYTITRSFLQSPESYLRFLK, from the coding sequence ATGCCGTACCTATCGTCACTTAGCGTTATAGCGGAACGGACCCATCCGTTTCCCTACGATGTCAGTGCTATCAAGTTTGCAAAGGATATCGATGTGTCCGCACCAGTCACATTTATTATAGGGGACAATGGAACGGGGAAGTCCACTTTACTTGAAACATTGGCACTTCGTTTACAACTCCCACATATGGACGGGTTCGGATATGGCAAGAATTGTTTCAAGGCGGCCCGTTCGCTGACACCTTATCTGCAATTGAACTGGAAAATTGAGAGGCCAAGGGGATTTTTCTTCAGGGCAGAGGACTTTGGTGATCTCTTGAACAGTATCGATAGGGAGGATGCCAGGCTCCACGAGTCGTTCAAGGATATCTATGGTGAAGTTCCGGACCGTATCATCCAGGAAATGAAGGATAACCAAAACTATCAGATTTATAAAATGCGGCAGAACTACGGCCAAGACCTTCAGGGGTTTTCACATGGGGAAGCTTATCTGAAAATAATGGACGATACCATAAATGGAAGTGGGATATTCCTGCTGGATGAACCCGAAGCAGCATTGTCCCCATCAAAACAGTTGTCATTGCTCTATTTCATCCAAGCACACTTAAAGGCCCATATGTCCCAATTTATCATTGCCACGCATTCACCCATGCTTATGGCGTATCCCGGAGCAAATATTTATGAGGTGACGGACAAAGGAATGAACAAGGTATCATTGGAGGAAACGGAGCACTATACCATTACCAGGTCGTTCTTACAAAGTCCGGAAAGCTATCTGAGGTTTTTGAAATAA
- a CDS encoding type II toxin-antitoxin system HicB family antitoxin, which produces MEYEIIYEKSSDGWSAYVPELPGCTSAGADRAEIENNIKEAIELHLELLHGQEH; this is translated from the coding sequence ATGGAATACGAAATTATTTATGAGAAGAGCAGCGATGGTTGGAGTGCCTATGTACCGGAACTTCCCGGGTGTACTTCCGCTGGTGCCGATAGAGCTGAAATCGAGAATAATATCAAGGAAGCCATTGAATTGCATTTGGAACTCCTTCACGGACAAGAACACTGA